In the genome of Neodiprion pinetum isolate iyNeoPine1 chromosome 2, iyNeoPine1.2, whole genome shotgun sequence, one region contains:
- the LOC124212947 gene encoding inositol monophosphatase 1 — translation MADYDQIYDLVLKLVKEGGALVKETISRPKNVEVKSCDVDLVTETDKQVEKLLMDGISSKFPDHRFIGEETTASGVKVELTDSPTWIIDPVDGTMNFVHGFPHTCISIALVDKKIPQIGMVYNPVMEQLFTARKGKGAFLNGKPIHVSDVKEMKKAILMFEMGTSRDPAKMKIVMENLAILAPLIHGTRALGSAALNMCMVALGGADCNFEYGIHAWDIAAGDIIVREAGGVCIDPSGGPFDVLSRRVLCASTQELADEVTKVLVQYYPERD, via the exons ATGGCTGATTACGACCAAATTTACGATCTAGTTCTTAAATTAGTTAAAGAAGGAGGTGCT CTTGTAAAAGAGACCATCTCTCGACCAAAAAATGTTGAAGTCAAGTCTTGCGATGTTGATTTAGTAACTGAAACAGACAAACAAGTTGAGAAGTTGTTGATGGATGGTATTTCTTCCAAATTTCCCGACCACAG ATTCATTGGCGAAGAAACAACAGCATCTGGAGTAAAAGTAGAACTGACAGATTCTCCAACATGGATCATAGATCCagtcgatggaacaatgaaCTTCGTTCATGGATTTCCTCACACATGTATCTCAATTGCACTAGTAGACAAGAAGATTCCCCAAATTGGAATGGTATACAATCCAGTCATGGAGCAACTTTTTACCGCACGGAAAGGAAAAGGAGCATTTCTAAATGGCAAACCAATTCATGTGTCCGATGTGAAAG aaatgaaaaaagccATTCTTATGTTTGAAATGGGTACTAGTCGTGATCCAgccaaaatgaaaattgtcatGGAAAATTTAGCTATTCTAGCACCTCTCATTCATGG aaCACGAGCTTTGGGCTCTGCTGCGCTAAACATGTGCATGGTAGCCCTCGGTGGTGCtgattgtaattttgaatatgGAATTCATGCTTGGGATATCGCAGCTGGTGATATTATTGTCCGAGAGGCTGGAGGTGTTTGCATCGATCCGAGTG GAGGGCCATTCGACGTGCTGAGCAGACGAGTATTGTGCGCATCGACGCAAGAATTAGCCGATGAAGTAACTAAAGTATTAGTACAGTATTATCCGGAACGAGATTAA